The segment AATACATAAAAGCCTAAGGCTTTGTTTTACGCTTCTTCCCCTCCGTGAAAGGAGTCTGCACCCACTGTGATTTCCTCTTTGGTCTGCCACTCTTCTTAGGTGCAGCAACAACAACATTCTCCTTGCACCTATACATGATCCAAGGACTCGGTGCTTCCTTGTAAACGACCATGATCCACCTTTGCTTTTCTTCCTCACTGTATTCCTCAACAACTTCCTCAGCATGTTCCTTCACAacctcttccttttttttctcttcatccGCAACTTTCTCCCTGCTTTTTTCCTCTGTTTCCACAGcctctttcttttgtttctctcCTTCCACAACTTTCTCACCTTTTCCAGGTTCATCCTCCATACGCCTAATTATTGGTCTCCTTGCAGCCATTGCCTTAGTCCTACCACGTGGCGGTGTTGGAGTTCCCGCTGACTGACTCCCACGTGGTGGTGTTGGAGTTTCACCGGTTCTGTTCGTCTCAACCCGAGGCTCATTGTCATCATCTTTGGGAGTTCCCTCTGACTGACTCCCATGTGGTGGTGTTGGAGTTTCACCGGTTCTGTTCGTCTCAACCCGAGGCTCATTGTCATCATCTTTGGGAGTTCCCTCTGTCTGATTCCCACGTGGTGGTGTCGGAGTTCCTTTTTCTATCTCTGTCTCCCGTGCCTCAGATTCCACCTCCTCAGTCtcatttttctccttttctttctctctggtTTCAGA is part of the Brassica rapa cultivar Chiifu-401-42 chromosome A09, CAAS_Brap_v3.01, whole genome shotgun sequence genome and harbors:
- the LOC117127849 gene encoding cilia- and flagella-associated protein 251-like, with the translated sequence MDFRQWDNDTYEEKDKACSEKEKANAEHEAGKEKDNIENTEEEGEKEADDNAQQEGEKEKENSEADEEEDSESESEELKQIKERSRRQAAKLWKEIANEEKIGGKHNEEESEEKEAETSEEENENNDEKDEEKVVESEAEGEDDQVEDEEEEVEGKESETREKEKEKNETEEVESEARETEIEKGTPTPPRGNQTEGTPKDDDNEPRVETNRTGETPTPPHGSQSEGTPKDDDNEPRVETNRTGETPTPPRGSQSAGTPTPPRGRTKAMAARRPIIRRMEDEPGKGEKVVEGEKQKKEAVETEEKSREKVADEEKKKEEVVKEHAEEVVEEYSEEEKQRWIMVVYKEAPSPWIMYRCKENVVVAAPKKSGRPKRKSQWVQTPFTEGKKRKTKP